Proteins encoded in a region of the Trypanosoma brucei gambiense DAL972 chromosome 11, complete sequence genome:
- a CDS encoding heat shock protein 70, putative, with translation MTYEGAIGIDLGTTYSCVGVWQNERVEIIANDQGNRTTPSYVAFVNNEVLVGDAAKSHAARGSNGVIFDAKRLIGRKFSDSVVQSDMKHWPFKVEEGEKGGAVMRVEHLGEGMLLQPEQISARVLAYLKSCAESYLGKQVAKAVVTVPAYFNDSQRQATKDAGTIAGLEVLRIINEPTAAAIAYGLDKADEGKERNVLVFDFGGGTFDVSIISVSGGVFEVKATNGDTHLGGEDVDAALLEHALADIRNRYGIEQGSLSQKMLSKLRSRCEEVKRVLSHSTVGEIALDGLLPDGEEYVLKLTRARLEELCTKIFARCLSVVQRALKDASMKVEDIEDVVLVGGSSRIPAVQAQLRELFRGKQLCSSVHPDEAVAYGAAVQAHVLSGGYGESSRTAGIVLLDVVPLSIGVEVDDGKFDVIIRRNTTIPYLATKEYSTVDDNQSEVEIQVFEGERPLTRHNHRLGSFVLDGITPAKHGEPTITVTFSVDADGILTVTAAEELGSVTKTLVVENSERLTSEEVQKMIEVAQKFALTDATALARMEATERLTQWFDRLEAVMETVPQPYSEKLQKRIAFLPHGKEWVGTQLHTYTDAASIEAKVAKIERLAKRALKSARREGKDGWAPGNEDNGSGDDNDGDDNSDEDDELQRGRGVTEGSGRSPIRKRDRIEAINANTE, from the coding sequence ATGACATACGAAGGCGCCATTGGTATCGACCTCGGTACGACGTACTCGTGCGTTGGTGTGTGGCAGAACGAACGTGTGGAAATCATTGCAAATGACCAGGGTAACCGTACGACGCCGTCCTACGTTGCTTTCGTCAATAATGAGGTTCTTGTTGGCGATGCGGCGAAGAGCCACGCCGCTCGTGGCTCGAATGGTGTTATATTCGACGCGAAACGGCTGATCGGACGGAAGTTCTCCGACTCTGTCGTGCAGTCCGACATGAAGCACTGGCCCTTCAAGGTCGAGGAGGGCGAGAAAGGTGGTGCTGTGATGAGGGTAGAGCATCTTGGAGAGGGGATGTTACTGCAGCCCGAGCAAATATCTGCCCGTGTCCTTGCGTACCTGAAGTCTTGTGCGGAGTCGTATCTTGGGAAGCAGGTGGCTAAGGCTGTCGTAACAGTGCCTGCATACTTCAACGACTCGCAGCGCCAGGCAACGAAGGACGCGGGGACGATTGCTGGTCTGGAGGTGCTGCGCATCATCAACGAGCCAACGGCTGCTGCAATTGCCTATGGCCTGGACAAGGCTGATGAGGGGAAGGAACGCAACGTTTTGGTGTTTGACTTTGGAGGTGGAACGTTTGACGTCTCAATTATTTCAGTAAGCGGCGGTGTTTTCGAGGTGAAAGCCACAAATGGTGACACCCACCTTGGTGGAGAGGATGTGGACGCCGCACTGCTGGAGCACGCACTTGCTGATATAAGGAACCGTTATGGAATAGAACAGGGCTCTCTGTCCCAAAAGATGCTATCCAAGCTGCGTTCACGGTGTGAGGAAGTGAAGCGAGTACTGTCACACTCGACAGTGGGGGAAATTGCACTCGACGGGCTGCTTCCCGACGGCGAAGAATACGTGCTCAAGCTAACGCGAGCGAGGTTGGAAGAGCTATGCACGAAAATTTTTGCTCGCTGTTTGAGTGTGGTACAGAGGGCGTTGAAGGACGCTTCAATGAAGGTTGAGGATATTGAGGATGTTGTGCTTGTCGGGGGAAGTTCTCGGATTCCTGCTGTGCAGGCTCAGTTAAGGGAGCTATTCAGAGGTAAGCAACTCTGCAGCAGTGTGCACCCTGACGAGGCAGTGGCGTATGGGGCTGCAGTGCAGGCGCACGTACTTTCCGGTGGATATGGGGAGAGCTCTAGGACAGCAGGTATAGTGCTTCTGGATGTTGTGCCCCTTTCAATCGGCGTTGAAGTGGACGACGGTAAGTTTGATGTGATAATTCGTCGGAACACAACCATTCCATACCTTGCGACCAAGGAGTACAGCACTGTGGATGACAATCAGAGTGAAGTGGAGATACAGGTTTTCGAAGGTGAGCGCCCCCTCACGCGTCACAACCACAGGCTAGGCTCCTTTGTTCTTGACGGTATTACCCCGGCAAAGCACGGTGAACCGACTATCACCGTTACTTTTAGTGTTGACGCCGACGGGATCCTGACCGTTACAGCCGCAGAAGAACTCGGGAGCGTAACAAAAACACTTGTTGTGGAGAACTCAGAGCGACTTACCAGTGAGGAAGTACAGAAGATGATTGAAGTTGCACAAAAGTTTGCCTTAACGGACGCCACCGCTCTGGCGAGGATGGAGGCCACCGAGAGGCTCACGCAGTGGTTTGACCGACTCGAAGCTGTAATGGAGACCGTCCCGCAACCATACTCAGAGAAGCTTCAAAAGCGTATTGCCTTTCTTCCGCACGGGAAAGAGTGGGTCGGCACACAGCTTCATACGTACACTGACGCGGCGTCGATAGAGGCGAAAGTAGCGAAGATTGAACGGCTTGCAAAGAGGGCCCTGAAATCGGCGCGTCGTGAAGGAAAGGATGGATGGGCACCGGGCAATGAGGACAATGGAAGCGGTGATGACAACGACGGTGACGATAACAGTGATGAGGACGACGAGCTccaaagggggaggggcgtGACAGAGGGATCGGGGAGGTCCCCGATAAGGAAACGCGACCGCATAGAGGCTATCAACGCAAACACAGAGTAA
- a CDS encoding cytosolic malate dehydrogenase, putative: MSNTCKRVAVTGAAGQIGYSLLPLIAAGRMLGFDQRVQLQLLDISPALKALEGIRAELMDCSFPLLDGVVITDEPKVAFDKADIAILCGAFPRKPGMERRDLLQTNAKIFSEQGRVLGEVASPNCRVCVVGNPANTNALILLRESKGKLNPRFVTALTRLDHNRATAQVAERARARVEEVKNCIIWGNHSGTQVPDVNSATVGGKPARAAVDNDAFFDNEFITIVQERGAEIMKLRGLSSALSAAKAIVDHVHDWMLGTPSGTHVSMAVYSDGNPYGVPGGLIFSFPVTCSGGEWQIVSGLNVTPAISERIKATTTELEEERREVSTT; this comes from the coding sequence ATGTCTAACACATGTAAGCGTGTGGCTGTTACGGGGGCAGCGGGACAAATTGGTTACTCGCTGCTACCACTTATTGCAGCAGGGCGTATGCTCGGTTTCGACCAGCGCGTGCAGCTGCAGCTATTGGATATTAGCCCGGCTCTGAAGGCGCTTGAGGGGATTCGAGCTGAACTTATGGATTGTTCTTTCCCTCTACTGGACGGCGTCGTTATTACAGACGAACCAAAGGTTGCCTTTGACAAGGCTGACATTGCCATTCTCTGCGGCGCCTTCCCGCGCAAACCGGGTATGGAAAGGAGGGATCTACTGCAGACAAAtgcaaaaatattttccGAGCAGGGTCGCGTGCTGGGTGAAGTTGCATCGCCCAATTGTCGTGTCTGCGTCGTTGGCAATCCAGCGAATACAAACGCCCTCATTCTGCTCCGTGAATCAAAGGGCAAGCTTAATCCCCGATTCGTGACGGCGCTTACTCGACTGGACCACAACCGCGCTACCGCCCAAGTGGCTGAGCGCGCGCGTGCCCGTGTTGAGGAGGTTAAAAATTGCATTATTTGGGGTAACCACAGCGGCACTCAGGTGCCAGATGTCAACAGCGCAACTGTTGGTGGGAAGCCCGCGCGCGCTGCAGTGGATAACGACGCTTTTTTTGACAATGAATTCATCACAATCGTTCAGGAGCGGGGAGCTGAGATAATGAAGCTACGAGGACTCTCGTCCGCACTATCAGCTGCGAAAGCAATCGTGGATCATGTTCACGACTGGATGCTGGGCACGCCTTCCGGGACCCACGTGTCGATGGCTGTGTACTCCGACGGCAATCCCTACGGAGTACCTGGTGGcctcatcttttcttttcccgttACTTGCAGTGGTGGGGAGTGGCAAATTGTCAGTGGACTCAATGTGACGCCCGCGATCTCCGAGCGCAttaaagcaacaacaacggagCTCGAGGAGGAACGTAGAGAGGTCTCCACAACCTAG
- a CDS encoding 40S ribosomal protein L14, putative, protein MVKANYIRAGRLVRILRGPRQNRVGVIVDIVDANRVLVENPCEQKMWRHVQNLKNVEPLKFCVSISRNCSTKALKEALESKKVLEKYAATKSAVRIAAKKAFAESTDFERYQLRVAKRSRAYWARKIFDENDKKNPVSWHKVALKKLLKNAKKVDSTPAAKKRVEKARAARKARLADGKSRTKVAASKK, encoded by the coding sequence ATGGTAAAGGCAAACTACATCCGTGCTGGCCGCCTTGTGCGCATCCTTCGTGGTCCCAGGCAGAACCGTGTCGGCGTGATAGTCGACATCGTTGACGCCAACCGCGTCTTAGTGGAGAATCCTTGCGAGCAAAAGATGTGGCGTCATGTGCAAAACCTAAAGAACGTCGAGCCTCTGAAGTTCTGTGTCTCCATCTCTCGCAACTGCAGTACCAAGGCACTAAAGGAGGCGCTCGAGTCGAAGAAGGTCCTTGAGAAATACGCCGCCACAAAGTCTGCCGTCCGCATCGCGGCGAAGAAGGCTTTTGCCGAATCAACTGATTTCGAGCGCTACCAGCTGCGTGTTGCCAAGCGGTCTCGCGCCTACTGGGCACGCAAGATCTTCGAcgaaaacgacaaaaagaacCCCGTCTCGTGGCACAAGGTTGCACTTAAGAAGCTTCTCAAGAACGCTAAGAAAGTGGACAGCACGCCGGCTGCCAAAAAGCGCGTTGAAAAGGCCCGTGCAGCCCGCAAGGCCAGACTTGCTGACGGTAAGTCCAGGACTAAGGTGGCTGCCAGTAAGAAATAG